The window TGCGATGGGGCTAGGCTGGACGAAAAAATAATTTCGATGTGAAGACAGTCTCTACAGATTATTGTAGAGACTGTTTTTTTATTTGTTTATTGGTGAAATCGCTGATAGCATGTCGAACATCGCTGATAGCAAAGCAAGAATCGCTGATAGATGAATAATCATAAGTAGAAAGGAGCTAAACAATATGAAATACAGAGGATGGTTATTACCACCTGCATTAAGAGATTTTCATGAGGGACGAATTTGGCTAAGGGAACATTCACCAATCGCAGAACACAATATGAAACGGACAATCGAACGAAACTACTTTACTATAATAGAAGGTATTCAAAAAACACCGTATTTAAAATGCAATCGATGCCATAACGATGACCCCCAGCAATTTACGACGTTTGACTGTTCAAAATGTCAGCAGCTATGCGTCTATTGTAGACATTGCCTTACTATGGGGAGAGTTAGCAGTTGTACACAATTAGTGAAATGGAGAGGTCCACAAGCCATAAGACAAACAAGGCATTCATTAGACTGGACCGGGCAATTTACAGAACTTCAACAGCAGGCGGCCGATGAAGTGCTAGAAAGTGTGAAAGCAAAACGATCGCATCTCATACATGCAGTGTGTGGAGCTGGTAAGACGGAGTTGCTTTTTCAATCTGTTCATTATGCATTGCAAAATGGCTTACGAGTATGTATTGCCACGCCGCGAACAGATGTGGTGTTAGAATTATTTCCACGCTTTCTGAAAGTTTTTCCACAAACGACGATTCATGCATTATATGGTGGTGCTCCACAGCAACAAGGTTACGCCCAACTTGTCATGGCCACGACGCATCAGCTATACCGTTTTGAGCAAGCTTTTGATGTCATGATAGTCGATGAAGCCGATGCGTTTCCCTTTATATTTGATGAAACCTTACAAAGAGCTGTGCAAAAAGCAAAAACTGCCGAGGCTCCCATTCTATTTGTGACAGCAACCCCATCACAAAAATTACTGAACCGGCATCAAAACACTGGCTATTCTTTTATTCCAAAGCGTTATCATAATCAACCGTTGCCGGTGCCGCGTTTCAGTTCGTTATGGGGCTATGAAAAAAAGTTGAGAAAAGGCATGATTCCGTTGAAGCTAAAAAAATGGACAGCAGATCGACTTACACAAAAAGAGCCATTTCTTATTTTTTTACCAAAAGTTGAGTTGTTGGATATTGCCATCTCAATTTTTCAAGTATTACATTCGGATATATTGTCGGTTCATGCAGAGGACCCCGAACGTAAAGAAAAAGTACTTAAGCTACGCAATGAAGAAATTCCGGGATTATTAACGACAACTATTTTAGAAAGAGGTATCACCATAAAAAATGTACAGGTTGCTGTCGTCGGGGCGGAATCTTCTATTTTTACATCAAGCGCGCTGATTCAAATTGCAGGTCGTGTTGGACGGAATAAAGCTTTTGCAGATGGCGATATTGTATTTTTTCATCATGGCATTACAACAGAAATGGATGAGGCGCGAGCAAAGATACAATATAACAATAAGATAGGATTCTCACTATGAATAAAACAGAAACGCATTGCTTACTATGCGCACAGCCTCTGCAATCAGTACCTTCATGGAAAATACTTTTAACCAAACAATTCCCACCGTGCATTTGTGAAAAATGCGCTTCACGATTCGAACATTCTCCTACCACAACAGCATTGTATCAATATAATGACGCCATGAAGGATTATTTGCATCACTATAAATTCCTTCAAGATGTGGCACTTGCCAAAGTATTTCGTCAGGAGCTACATCGGCAATTCAAACATGAAAAGTCGCCTATTATACCAATCCCCATGCATCCCTTAAAACAAAAAGAACGCACCTTTTCCCATATGGAGGAGCTACTAAAAGCGGCGAAAATCCCCTATACACAACTATTAGAAAAAACGACGACAGAAACACAAAGCTCGAAAAATAGAGAGGAACGATTACAAACGGCACCGATCTTCCAATTATTACCTGGCGTAAGTACAGAGTATAAAGAATATGTCCTATTTGACGATATACAAACTACAGGAACGACATTACGACATGCCACAGAAATTCTACTACAAGCTGGTGCCAAAAATGTTCGTAGTTTCACTTTAATTAATGGATGAAAATAAAAAAGCATCATGTATAATAGATAGAGCAAATTGTATAGTATAATTTAGCCAATTTATCCCGCAATAACGGTCAGTAAGACGCCCACCTTCAGTTGAAAGATTAGGCGGTCGATCAACTGACCGTAAAAGCCGGATTGGTTCAACTAACAATCAGTGGGGATGAAGAACACACCCCACTGATTGAAGTTTCGCTTTATCCCGCAGTAACGGTCAATAAGACGCCTAATTTCAGTGGAAAGATTAGAGGGGCGATTAACTGACCGTAAAAGCCCGATTGGTTCAACTAACAATCAGTGGGGATGAAGAACCCCCCACTGATTGAAGTTTCACTTTATCCCGCAGTAACGGTCAGTAAGGCGCCCACCTTCAGTGGAAAGATTAGGCGGTCGATTAACTGACCGTAAAAGCCCGATTGGTTCAACTAACAATCAGTGGGGATGAAGAACCCCCACTGATTGAAGTTTCACTTTATCCCGCAGTAACGGTCAGTAAGGCGCCCACCTTCAGTGGAAAGATTAGGCGGTCGATTAACTGACCGTAAAAGCCCGATTGGTTCAACTAACAATCAGTGGGGATGAAGAACCCCCCACTGATTGAAGTTTCACTTTATATAATAATTATCATGTAAGAGGAGGAAATTTAGATGGCAGAGGTTCGCAATTGTCCAAAATGTAATGAATTTTTTAATTATATAGGGGTAAGAGAAGTTTGTCATAAATGTGCTCAATCAGAAGAGGAACTTTATCAAATTGTTTATCGCTTTTTACGTAAACGTGAAAACCGTGCAGCAACTGTTGAGCGTATTGTTGAAGCAACAGGAGCAGAAGAAGAACTATTATATAGATGGGTTCGCAAAGGTCGTTTACAACCAGCGATGTTCCCGAACTTAGGTTATCCATGTGATAACTGTGGTCATTTAACAACAACAGGCAAACTTTGTACAAAATGCCAAAACGAATTAAAGTCAGATCTTCGCACATTTGATGCGGCAAAGGAATTCCGAGATAGCGTTGCACAACGTGATCATGTAACATATCATTCTGATCGCAAAAAATAAAGTAGTGAGTGTGTTAATTTTACTTTATTCAGTAGAGACCTTCCATCACTATAGTTCTTGGAAATACTAGTTTTAGTTTCTATTTCGAATGCAAGAAAAGACGACTGAATAATGTTAGCCTCCGGACGGCAATTACGCCGAGGCGTAATTGATATATAATACGCACACTTTTCTGTTTAAAGTTGTCACGTGTAGAAAAAGATGACTCAAACATTTTTGAGCCATCTTTTTTTATGTTTGAAAACTTAACATTGTGTGAGACAGTCCGAAATAATAGTAAGATAAGCTTTTTAGATAGGGGGTTATGAAATGAAAATCACATCATATGGTATCAATGCCGTTAACGCCTATAAAAATCAAGTGCGCAATGTGAAATCAGGTGACAACAAAGCATCTTTTGCCGATAAAATTGAAATTTCAAAAACAGCACAGGAAATGCAAGGCGTATCAACATATAGTGCTGAACGTACTGAGCGCGTGCAACAGCTAAAGGCAGACATCGCTTCTGGTGACTACAAGGTAAATGCACGACAAGTTGCAGAAGATATGCTGAAATATTATCGTTTCTAGAGAATCACAGAAAGGGTGTTTAGCAATATGTCTGTAGAGGCGATTTGTTCTACATTAACAAAGCTAGAAAGAATGCATAAAAGCTTACTTGAACTAGCCTTTAAAAAAACGGAAATCATTAAAGCTGGCAATATCGAATCGCTGGACCAAATGCTCAAGGATGAGCAGGCGCATGTAGCGGCCATCGATAAGCTCGAGCAACAGCGTCAAAAACAGGTAACGGACTACCTTGAAGCAAAAGGATTTGCTTCTACTGACAAAATGACTGTTGCTGATGTCATCGAAGCTGCTGAACAACCAGCTCAACAAGACACACTGTCAACAGTGCGCAATCGATTAATGCTAATCATAGAGGACTTACGTAAACAAAATGATTTAAATCAAAAGTTAGTGTTTCAATCATTACAATTTGTCAATCTGACACTAGATACGCTACGTCCACGTCCCGAGCAAATGAACTACTCGGGCAGTGAGGTACGCGGCACAAATACAGTTGCCAAAAAATCATATTTCGATTCACAAGCATAGGTTTTTGCGCCTGCGAAATTGAATACTTGATTTTTTTGGAAGTTACTATAGGGAGGAAAAAGGATGCGCTCTACATTTATGGGCTTAGAAACAAGTAGAAGTGGTTTATTTACACAACAATCGGCTTTGTATACAACTGGACACAATATTTCAAATGCCAATACACTTGGCTACTCACGTCAACGCGTGAACATGCAAGCAACACCAGGATTTCCAACAGCAGGTTTAAACACGCCTTATTATCCTGGGCATATGGGAACAGGGGTAGAAGCGGGCTCAATTCAACGTATTCGCGACGAATTTATCGATCGACAATTCCGTCAAGAAACAAACAAGCTTGGCTATTGGGAATCTCGCTCAAACGCGATTTCTCAAATGGAAGATATAATGGATGAACCTTCTCAATACGGTCTAAATGCTGCGTTAGAACAGTTCTGGAAGGGGCTTCAAGACGTAAGTACAAATCCAGAAAATGCTGCATCTCGTAAAGTGGCGATTGGGCGTGCCGAACATCTAGCTACCTCCTTTAATTACATCGATACACAGTTAAAAACTATCCAAGGAAACTTAGGAAACGAAATTAGAGTAGCGACAGATCGAATCAATTCGCTTCTCAAACAAATTGCCGCGATTAATAAGCAAGTGCAAGAGATTGAGCCAAATGGCTATGTGCCCAATGATTTATATGATGTTCGTGATACGTTAATTGATGAATTAAACAGTTACATACCAGTATCGGTAGAACGTGTTCCATCTGGTGGAAATGCAAGCGAGGTGGCTGAAGGAAGTGTAACCATTTCATTTAAACCATATCCAGCAGGCACAGAAATTAAATTAGTTAATGGCAAAGATGCTGCCAGTATTGAAGTGAATAGTGGTGCAACACAAATTGACGGTAAAGATTTAGCTAATTTGTTCACGGACATTGTAGTAAATGGCTCGGGTACAACAGATTCAGGTTCAATATCATATGACGAGCTTGATCCGGGAAAAGGGAAACTATTATCACTTATTAATTCGTATGGTTATCAAAGTGCAACCGGTCCTAAAGGCTATTATCCAGAAACGTTAGCAAGCATCAACAAACTTGCAACTGAATTTGCTACTGTATTTAATTCAATGCATAAGCAGGGATATGATTTAACAGGAGCTCAAAGCACCCTAGATTTCTTTGAAACATCCGATGGTTCGACAACTATTAATGCGGGAAATATTAGTATAAATGCCGATCTTAAAGAGGATTCTTCTAAATTAGCAGCTTCGTCACAACCGAATGAAGAAGGTAATGGTAAATGGGCACTTGAGCTATCTAATATCCAATCAAAGGTTCAAGGCAATTTAGATGGCGCAACATTTAACTCCTTCTATCAAGGAATCATAGGGAAACTCGGTGTAGATGGTGAAGAAGCATATCGTTTAAATATGACGTCCGAAACATTACTAGTTACGATTTCAAACAATCGTGCCTCAATGAGTTCAGTTTCTCTCGATGAAGAGATGACAAATATGATTACATTCCAACAAGCTTATAATGCAAATGCAC of the Lysinibacillus fusiformis genome contains:
- a CDS encoding DEAD/DEAH box helicase, with translation MKYRGWLLPPALRDFHEGRIWLREHSPIAEHNMKRTIERNYFTIIEGIQKTPYLKCNRCHNDDPQQFTTFDCSKCQQLCVYCRHCLTMGRVSSCTQLVKWRGPQAIRQTRHSLDWTGQFTELQQQAADEVLESVKAKRSHLIHAVCGAGKTELLFQSVHYALQNGLRVCIATPRTDVVLELFPRFLKVFPQTTIHALYGGAPQQQGYAQLVMATTHQLYRFEQAFDVMIVDEADAFPFIFDETLQRAVQKAKTAEAPILFVTATPSQKLLNRHQNTGYSFIPKRYHNQPLPVPRFSSLWGYEKKLRKGMIPLKLKKWTADRLTQKEPFLIFLPKVELLDIAISIFQVLHSDILSVHAEDPERKEKVLKLRNEEIPGLLTTTILERGITIKNVQVAVVGAESSIFTSSALIQIAGRVGRNKAFADGDIVFFHHGITTEMDEARAKIQYNNKIGFSL
- the flgK gene encoding flagellar hook-associated protein FlgK, with the protein product MRSTFMGLETSRSGLFTQQSALYTTGHNISNANTLGYSRQRVNMQATPGFPTAGLNTPYYPGHMGTGVEAGSIQRIRDEFIDRQFRQETNKLGYWESRSNAISQMEDIMDEPSQYGLNAALEQFWKGLQDVSTNPENAASRKVAIGRAEHLATSFNYIDTQLKTIQGNLGNEIRVATDRINSLLKQIAAINKQVQEIEPNGYVPNDLYDVRDTLIDELNSYIPVSVERVPSGGNASEVAEGSVTISFKPYPAGTEIKLVNGKDAASIEVNSGATQIDGKDLANLFTDIVVNGSGTTDSGSISYDELDPGKGKLLSLINSYGYQSATGPKGYYPETLASINKLATEFATVFNSMHKQGYDLTGAQSTLDFFETSDGSTTINAGNISINADLKEDSSKLAASSQPNEEGNGKWALELSNIQSKVQGNLDGATFNSFYQGIIGKLGVDGEEAYRLNMTSETLLVTISNNRASMSSVSLDEEMTNMITFQQAYNANARMITVVDETLDKIINGMGRVGL
- a CDS encoding ComF family protein, encoding MNKTETHCLLCAQPLQSVPSWKILLTKQFPPCICEKCASRFEHSPTTTALYQYNDAMKDYLHHYKFLQDVALAKVFRQELHRQFKHEKSPIIPIPMHPLKQKERTFSHMEELLKAAKIPYTQLLEKTTTETQSSKNREERLQTAPIFQLLPGVSTEYKEYVLFDDIQTTGTTLRHATEILLQAGAKNVRSFTLING
- a CDS encoding TIGR03826 family flagellar region protein — encoded protein: MAEVRNCPKCNEFFNYIGVREVCHKCAQSEEELYQIVYRFLRKRENRAATVERIVEATGAEEELLYRWVRKGRLQPAMFPNLGYPCDNCGHLTTTGKLCTKCQNELKSDLRTFDAAKEFRDSVAQRDHVTYHSDRKK
- a CDS encoding flagellar protein FlgN, which encodes MSVEAICSTLTKLERMHKSLLELAFKKTEIIKAGNIESLDQMLKDEQAHVAAIDKLEQQRQKQVTDYLEAKGFASTDKMTVADVIEAAEQPAQQDTLSTVRNRLMLIIEDLRKQNDLNQKLVFQSLQFVNLTLDTLRPRPEQMNYSGSEVRGTNTVAKKSYFDSQA
- the flgM gene encoding flagellar biosynthesis anti-sigma factor FlgM; translated protein: MKITSYGINAVNAYKNQVRNVKSGDNKASFADKIEISKTAQEMQGVSTYSAERTERVQQLKADIASGDYKVNARQVAEDMLKYYRF